From Drosophila virilis strain 15010-1051.87 chromosome X, Dvir_AGI_RSII-ME, whole genome shotgun sequence, the proteins below share one genomic window:
- the LOC6633680 gene encoding uncharacterized protein, which translates to MVEEVGCLRQTGGIGILAGMPTPSTSSATGSTAAVAAGVSGPNTATGTNHHQHQQQHQHQQQQQFHHHHHQHQLASNMSMLNVKSGAGGRYLWTDRELLMHLQNYTPLILLIDFVEKTRTKRFYESSERYEILMLVFIMRKGAPFCENKRFPAEYWVNLSVGPVAEAFDRLQAAIDIPDPQLPIHMSVTDLTTWKEMFDSAMIDIRRFAYHTDPMQLADVGVYNRITFEQRFAMQWQE; encoded by the coding sequence atgGTTGAGGAGGTTGGCTGCTTGAGACAAACTGGCGGCATCGGCATTCTCGCTGGCATGCCCACTCCGAGCACTTCGTCTGCAACTGGCAGCACAGCTGCCGTCGCTGCCGGTGTCTCCGGTCCAAATACCGCAACTGGGACCAACCATcatcagcaccagcagcagcatcagcaccagcagcagcagcagttccatcatcatcatcatcagcatcagttGGCCAGCAATATGAGCATGCTGAATGTGAAGAGCGGCGCTGGCGGTCGCTATTTGTGGACAGATCGAGAGCTGCTCATGCATCTGCAGAATTATACGCCGCTCATACTGCTCATCGATTTTGTGGAGAAGACGCGCACCAAGCGCTTCTATGAGAGCTCCGAACGCTACGAGATACTCATGCTGGTGTTCATTATGCGCAAGGGTGCGCCATTTTGTGAGAATAAACGCTTTCCGGCCGAATATTGGGTGAATCTGTCCGTTGGCCCCGTTGCCGAGGCCTTTGATCGTCTCCAGGCGGCCATCGATATACCCGATCCCCAGCTGCCCATACACATGAGCGTCACGGATTTGACCACATGGAAGGAGATGTTCGATTCCGCGATGATTGATATACGCCGCTTTGCTTACCACACCGATCCCATGCAGCTGGCCGATGTGGGTGTCTACAATCGCATCACGTTCGAGCAGCGCTTTGCCATGCAGTGGCAGGAGTAA
- the LOC6633681 gene encoding protein lin-52 homolog, producing MSKLETDIEMLSSAEITPKKSGDAKESAKVEDLISLETLRESPVQWPERFPGMEEFLTMSETPIHTPTADSAQILSSNNMASINQFARLPPEQLVEKIKEMHDQIYKLGLRESKEMTRGKLLGIFDRDRLTRAKAMRN from the exons ATGAGTAAATTGGAAACCGATATCGAAATGTTATCGTCAG CTGAAATCACCCCGAAGAAGAGCGGCGACGCCAAAGAAAGCGCCAAAGTGGAAGATTTAATTTCGCTCGAAACATTGCGTGAATCGCCTGTGCAGTGGCCAGAACGCT TTCCCGGCATGGAGGAGTTCCTCACCATGAGCGaaacacccatacacacaccaaCCGCTGACTCGGCACAGATATTGTCCAGCAATAATATGGCCTCCATCAATC AGTTTGCACGCCTGCCGCCGGAACAGCTGGTCGAGAAAATTAAAGAGATGCATGACCAAATATATAAACTCGGCCTGCGTGAGTCCAAGGAAATGACGCGCGGCAAATTGTTGGGCATCTTTGATCGCGATCGCTTAACTCGGGCGAAAGCTATGCGCAATTAA